From Vibrio aerogenes, a single genomic window includes:
- the secA gene encoding preprotein translocase subunit SecA: MITKLLTKVIGSRNDRTLRRLRKIVKQINNYEPAYEALSDEELKAKTAEFRERLSQGETLDQLLPEAFATVREASKRVFGMRHFDVQLIGGMVLNGGRIAEMRTGEGKTLTATLPAYLNALPGHGIHVVTVNDYLAKRDAETNRLLFEFLGMTVGVNVPGMMPAEKQEAYQADILYGTNNEFGFDYLRDNMAFRKEDRVQRARFFAIVDEVDSILIDEARTPLIISGPAEDSSELYTRVNALIPNLEKQDQEDSEEYRGTGHYTVDEKAKQVYLTETGQEYVEELLVESKLMAEGETLYSPANISLLHHVNAALRAHVLFEKDVDYIVNEDGEVVIVDEHTGRTMPGRRWSDGLHQAVEAKEGVQIQNENQTLASITFQNYFRLYEKLSGMTGTADTEAFEFQSIYGLDTVVIPTNRPMIRDDMPDVVYRTESEKFAAIIEDIKERVQKGQPILVGTVSIEKSELLSQALKKAKIKHNVLNAKFHEKEAEIVAEAGKPAAVTIATNMAGRGTDIVLGGSWQTKVEQLDNPTQEQIDEIKSSWQIEHDKVLESGGLHIIGTERHESRRIDNQLRGRSGRQGDAGSSRFYLSMEDSLLRIFTSDRMAGLIQSGMDEGEAIESKLLSRSIEKAQRKVEGRNFDIRKQLLEYDDVANDQRKVVYELRDELMEADDISDMIEQNRFDVLTTAIDEYIPPQSLDDMWDISGLQDRLKHDFDLDLPIQVWLDEDDKLYEEALRERIIEAAVKVYQEKETLVGAEVLRNFEKSVMLQTLDTLWKEHLSAMDHLRQGIHLRGYAQKNPKQEYKRESFELFEGLLDSLKFDVVSVLSKVRVQQPEDVDQMEERRRAQAEEAARHAQTQHGGSSEVQDENHQPMVREDRKVGRNEPCPCGSGKKYKHCHGKIA, encoded by the coding sequence ATGATAACTAAGCTACTGACCAAGGTTATTGGTAGCCGTAATGACAGAACATTGCGTCGCCTGAGAAAAATAGTAAAACAGATTAATAATTATGAACCTGCCTATGAAGCTTTATCTGACGAAGAATTGAAAGCCAAAACTGCAGAGTTTCGTGAGCGTCTTTCTCAGGGAGAAACTCTGGATCAGCTACTTCCGGAAGCCTTTGCAACTGTCCGTGAAGCATCAAAGCGTGTCTTTGGTATGCGTCACTTTGATGTTCAGTTAATTGGTGGCATGGTACTGAATGGTGGTCGTATTGCAGAGATGAGAACAGGTGAAGGTAAAACTCTGACTGCAACGTTACCTGCTTATCTGAATGCTTTGCCGGGACATGGTATCCATGTTGTCACTGTGAATGATTATCTGGCGAAAAGGGATGCAGAAACCAATCGTCTTTTATTTGAATTTTTAGGAATGACAGTCGGTGTCAATGTTCCCGGCATGATGCCTGCGGAAAAACAGGAAGCCTATCAGGCAGATATTCTGTATGGTACAAATAACGAATTCGGCTTCGATTATCTTCGGGATAACATGGCTTTCCGTAAGGAAGATCGTGTACAGCGGGCCCGTTTCTTTGCCATTGTCGACGAAGTGGATTCAATCCTGATTGATGAAGCCCGTACACCACTGATTATTTCTGGTCCGGCAGAAGACAGCTCTGAACTTTATACCCGGGTGAATGCATTAATCCCAAATCTTGAAAAACAGGATCAGGAAGACTCAGAAGAGTACCGGGGAACGGGTCATTATACCGTCGATGAAAAAGCAAAACAGGTTTACCTCACAGAAACGGGTCAGGAGTATGTTGAAGAGTTATTAGTGGAAAGTAAGCTGATGGCTGAGGGTGAGACCTTGTATTCACCGGCTAATATCAGCTTATTGCACCATGTGAATGCAGCTTTACGTGCTCATGTTCTGTTCGAAAAAGATGTTGATTATATCGTGAATGAAGATGGTGAAGTTGTCATCGTTGACGAACATACGGGCAGAACGATGCCGGGCCGGCGCTGGTCTGATGGATTACATCAGGCGGTTGAAGCGAAAGAAGGCGTGCAAATTCAGAATGAAAACCAGACACTGGCATCAATCACCTTCCAGAACTACTTCCGTCTTTATGAAAAACTGTCAGGTATGACAGGTACTGCCGATACAGAAGCGTTTGAGTTCCAGTCTATCTATGGCCTGGATACGGTTGTGATTCCAACAAATCGCCCAATGATCCGTGACGATATGCCAGATGTGGTTTATCGAACAGAGTCTGAAAAGTTTGCAGCAATTATTGAAGACATTAAAGAACGTGTGCAAAAAGGTCAGCCAATTCTGGTGGGTACTGTTTCTATTGAAAAATCAGAATTACTCTCTCAGGCATTGAAGAAGGCCAAAATAAAACACAATGTACTCAATGCAAAATTCCATGAGAAAGAAGCGGAGATTGTCGCCGAAGCCGGTAAGCCTGCAGCTGTCACCATTGCAACCAATATGGCTGGCCGTGGTACAGATATCGTGTTAGGAGGCAGTTGGCAGACTAAGGTCGAGCAACTTGATAATCCGACTCAGGAACAAATCGATGAGATTAAGTCATCCTGGCAGATTGAACATGACAAAGTGCTTGAGTCAGGTGGTTTACACATCATCGGTACTGAGCGACATGAATCCCGCCGGATTGATAACCAGTTACGTGGTCGTTCCGGACGGCAAGGAGATGCCGGTTCTTCCCGTTTCTATTTATCAATGGAAGATTCACTGCTTCGGATCTTTACCTCAGACAGAATGGCAGGCCTGATTCAAAGTGGTATGGATGAAGGTGAAGCGATTGAAAGTAAGTTATTATCCCGTTCAATAGAAAAAGCTCAACGTAAAGTTGAGGGACGAAACTTTGATATTCGTAAACAGTTGCTTGAGTATGATGATGTTGCGAATGATCAGCGTAAAGTTGTTTACGAACTCCGTGATGAGCTGATGGAAGCAGATGATATCAGTGATATGATTGAGCAAAACCGTTTTGATGTCCTGACGACTGCAATTGATGAATATATTCCGCCACAATCTCTGGATGACATGTGGGATATTTCTGGCCTTCAGGATCGCTTGAAACATGATTTTGATTTGGATCTGCCAATTCAGGTTTGGCTGGACGAAGATGATAAATTGTATGAAGAAGCTTTGCGTGAGCGAATCATTGAAGCAGCTGTGAAAGTTTATCAGGAAAAAGAAACACTTGTCGGCGCTGAAGTTTTGCGCAACTTCGAAAAATCAGTGATGCTGCAAACACTGGATACATTGTGGAAAGAACATTTGTCAGCAATGGATCATTTGCGTCAGGGCATTCATTTGCGTGGTTATGCGCAGAAGAATCCTAAGCAAGAGTACAAGCGGGAGTCTTTTGAATTATTTGAAGGACTACTTGATTCATTGAAATTTGATGTTGTCTCTGTGCTTTCAAAAGTCAGGGTTCAGCAACCTGAAGATGTTGATCAGATGGAAGAGAGACGCAGAGCTCAGGCTGAGGAAGCGGCAAGACATGCACAAACTCAGCACGGTGGAAGTAGCGAAGTGCAGGATGAAAATCATCAGCCAATGGTTCGGGAAGACAGAAAAGTTGGC
- the lpxC gene encoding UDP-3-O-acyl-N-acetylglucosamine deacetylase, with protein sequence MIRQRTLKEIVKTTGVGLHSGRKVTLTLRPAAVNTGIIYRRTDLNPPVDFPAKPDNVRDTMLCTALVNDEGVRISTVEHLTAALAGMGIDNIIVEVDAPEIPIMDGSASPFVFLLQQAGIETQNAPKKFIRVKKPVRFEDGDKWAELVPYHGFRMDFEIDFNHPAIESTEQHLCFDFSSQSFVKDISRARTFGFMRDIEYLQSQKLCLGGGFDCAIVLDDYRILNKDGLRFSNEFVTHKVLDAIGDLYMCGHALIGEFRAYKSGHQLNNQLLRTLLLNQDAWEWTTYAEETGSPVAFAEPNMVLA encoded by the coding sequence ATGATCAGACAACGTACTTTGAAAGAAATCGTTAAAACTACCGGGGTGGGACTTCACTCAGGGCGCAAAGTAACGCTTACTCTTCGTCCTGCTGCTGTCAATACCGGTATTATTTATCGTCGTACAGATTTGAACCCTCCTGTGGATTTCCCTGCTAAGCCTGACAACGTCCGGGATACAATGTTATGTACGGCATTAGTCAATGACGAGGGTGTCAGAATTTCCACGGTAGAGCACTTGACTGCTGCACTTGCTGGTATGGGGATTGATAATATCATCGTTGAAGTCGATGCGCCTGAGATTCCAATTATGGACGGAAGTGCAAGTCCGTTTGTTTTTCTTCTCCAGCAGGCGGGTATCGAAACTCAAAATGCGCCGAAAAAATTTATTCGTGTCAAGAAGCCTGTCCGGTTTGAAGACGGTGATAAATGGGCTGAACTGGTCCCATATCATGGTTTTCGGATGGATTTTGAAATTGATTTTAATCATCCGGCGATTGAGTCTACAGAGCAGCACCTGTGTTTTGACTTCTCATCTCAATCATTTGTAAAAGATATCTCCCGGGCAAGAACATTCGGTTTTATGCGTGATATCGAGTATTTACAGTCTCAGAAACTCTGTTTAGGTGGTGGTTTTGACTGTGCAATTGTTTTGGATGACTACCGTATTCTGAATAAAGATGGCCTGCGTTTTTCAAATGAATTTGTTACCCATAAGGTACTTGATGCGATAGGTGACTTGTATATGTGTGGGCACGCTCTCATCGGGGAGTTCAGAGCTTACAAGTCCGGTCATCAATTGAATAATCAACTTTTACGGACGCTGCTGCTGAATCAGGATGCCTGGGAATGGACAACTTATGCAGAAGAAACGGGTTCACCGGTTGCTTTTGCTGAACCAAACATGGTTCTTGCCTGA